One Myxococcales bacterium genomic window, CAAAATCACCTTGAAGCTCCGCTTTATACCTGCGGCTCTTGCCTTTAAGTTTGGCGAGCTTCGCCTCGTTAACCGCATCGGCCTCGCGGTTAAGGGCGGTGAGATAGATAGCTCCATCATCGATATCGACGGCATCGACAGCGACCCTCGCGTTTAAAATTGAAAGGCCCGAATGATCGATGGTGTTATTTCTGACCGCGCCGAGAAGATCGATAAAGAGGTCGTCGTGCTGCCGATATATCTTCTCAAGTTCGAGAACAGACACATCCATCTCCGGATATACGTTCGAATCGAAGAAAAACGGGCTCTTGTAATGCTTAGAGAATATCTCCCGCTCTCTCGACGTTACCACAGGCGGAAGCTGGTAGAGATCGCCTATCATGATCACCTGAACACCGCCGAACGGTTCGGATTTCACCTCGCGGACGGTACGCAGGAACTGGTCCGCACAGTCGAAGAGATCGGCGCGCACCATCGATATCTCGTCGATGATCAGGGTCTCCATCCTGCGATAGAGTTTTGCTTTCCCATCCTCGGATGCTTTTTTGGCCAAATACCTGGCCTTTTCGACTGTGACATCCGGCCTAAAGCCGAAAAATGAATGCATCGTCTGTGCGCCGACGTTGACAGCGGCAACGCCGGTGGGGGCGACAACGACTACCTCGCGGCTGGTCGACTGGCGAAAATGCGACAGCAGGGTGGACTTGCCGGTTCCAGCCTTGCCAGTGATAAAGGCATTACGTTTCCCCTCCTCCATCAGCTGCAATGCCTTCGCAAATTGTTCGTTTATCTCTATCTTCATCGGCTGAGGTAAAACCACGTCAATCGTTCACATGTCAAGACTACATAAAATCCAGATTAATAAGTTGTAAAAAAGATCGCTTTAAAATGACGATGAAGCTGAAGACTTAAGATGCCGGATTAAACTTCTTCAGATTGAT contains:
- a CDS encoding AAA family ATPase — its product is MKIEINEQFAKALQLMEEGKRNAFITGKAGTGKSTLLSHFRQSTSREVVVVAPTGVAAVNVGAQTMHSFFGFRPDVTVEKARYLAKKASEDGKAKLYRRMETLIIDEISMVRADLFDCADQFLRTVREVKSEPFGGVQVIMIGDLYQLPPVVTSREREIFSKHYKSPFFFDSNVYPEMDVSVLELEKIYRQHDDLFIDLLGAVRNNTIDHSGLSILNARVAVDAVDIDDGAIYLTALNREADAVNEAKLAKLKGKSRRYKAELQGDFDEKAFPADPHISLKVGAQVMMLNNDQFGRWVNGTIGRVVAMRSDSIDVELQDGSVEEVEPHSWQMFSYEFNEHARHIVSEPVGNFTQLPVMLAWAVTIHKSQGKTFDNAVIDAGRAFAPGQVYVALSRLRTLEGIRLAHPLKKSHVRVDWRVVRFLTSHRYAISEDKLPLDKKIAIIEKAINERQKLEILYLKANDTRSKRVIRPLEVGEMYYDEWSFIGLRGICELRREERSFRVDRILEMRVVE